From the Drosophila sechellia strain sech25 chromosome X, ASM438219v1, whole genome shotgun sequence genome, the window GAAGttctacaataaataatacgaGTTTTGGTAGAATACACCAATACTTCTTTAAAATATCCTGCCTACGCCCCTGATCCGAACTAAGAAGAACTCGCATGTCGTGCAGCGATGCCCAGGTAAAATCCCTCGAAAAACGAGTTATCTCCTTGGATTTTCGTTGGTTTTCGGCTTATCGTTAGACGTGTGTTGAGGTTTTTATGGTTTTCCTGGGTAAAACAAACAATGCTACGCAATCCTTCACAAATAAATCACGTTCCCGACCGCAAATCTCGTCCTCCTGGCCATGCAGGTAAATTAGACGACAGGCGTATTTCACATTTCTCCGGTTTATTGATTAACAGTGAGTTGggggaaaaaaataatatatgtgGGCGATATTGGGTAGGCCTACCAGGATGGCGCCTTACCCTCGCTGCCGCCGGGACGGCCGTATAGGGCACTCTTGTCCCGGAACATGGTCATACGCTCCGTCTCCTTCTTGTCCAGGAAGTGTCCAATGGCAAATCCCAGCAGGGGCAGCGCGCCCCACAGAGCTCGCTTATCCAGTCCCAAGACCATGGTGTATATTTGTGTATCCTCTTAACGCTGATCCTTCAGCTGGGCTAGGTGTGCCAACTGGAGCTGCTGGCGTTTCCACTGGCGGGTGTGCGACCAATCTGCGTAAATCGATCCGACTGCAACAGTGGGAAAGAATATCACTGCGCCGTACTTTCGAGCCAATTGAACCACAATCCCACTGCCCATAGGTCTGCAAGACAAGCACAGGAGATGGCGAGATTTACATATGATTTACACAAATTGATGTGGGGATTGTTATGTTATGGGTTGATATTTTGCCGCATTACGTAATAAAAACGAGTGATTTCTCCCCAGCGTCGTGATAGCtgtgttaatatttttgaGAACTTCTTACGCCGTGTGTGCGGAACGCctcaaattgtattttttggaTCCTCTCGCTCAGTTTTAAACACAATTTTGCTAAATTAGTTTTGTTTTCAACTTACTTATAGCATCGATAGCACCAGGGCTGTCGAGTCGTTTTTAGCTTAATAAAATTTTGACAGTAAGACTATCGCCGACAGGGATGCCACTCAGTTTAAGTGCGGACGTCAGCTGAAAGTAGCAATATTTTATGTAAttcaaacaacaaaaagttGTAAATTACCTTAAAAGTGTTAATATAGGTAATTATACAAACATGATCAAATGTGGTAAATTGTgattctaaaaatatattaaatatatttaaagacaAGCCGCTTATCGATAAGTGGGTGCCTATCGGACATCAGCCATCGCTAAGCCGCCCGTGAATTGTTTTCATGAATTGACGTGTCTTGTTGGGTGCGAAAAAACCCAGAATAGACCGTAAACACACTCTCGCATGGAGTTCCTGAAGAGTGGCATCAAAACGGTGCTGGGCAGCACGGAGCCGGGTCAGCAACCGAGTGCCGCCGAGACGGTGGAGAAGCTGGTGGACCGTGTTTACTCCTCAACTCTCCTGGAGGATCGACGGGATGCCTGCCGAGCGCTAAAGGCCCTGTCCCGCAAGTACCGCATCGAGGTGGGCGCACAGGGCATGCCTCCGCTGGTCCAGGTGCTCCAGAACGACGGACAGGATGCAGAGATCATCAGCTATGCGCTGGACACACTGTGCAACGTGGTCACCAGCGAGGAGTTCGACGAGGAGGCTGACAATCCCACCGTTTCGGTGAATGTGGGCGAGCAGTTCACGGAGATGTTCATCAAGACGCCGGAGCATGTAACCCTGGTAATGGGCTATCTGGACGAGTACGATTTTCGAGTGCGTCGTGCCGCCATCCAACTGATTACGTCCCTAATCTCGAACAAGACGCGGGAACTGCAGGATCTGATTCTGGTCAGTCCGATGGGCGTTTCCAAGCTGATGGACCTGCTGACGGACAGCCGCGAAGTGATTCGCAACGATGTCCTTCTGCTTCTTATCGAACTGACCAAGAGCAACTCAAACATCCAGAAGATTGTGGCCTTTGAGAATGCCTTTGACCGCCTTTTTGAAATTGTCCGCGAGGAGGGCTGTTCGGATGGCGGAATTGTGGTGGAGGACTGCCTGATTCTGCTATTGAATCTCCTTAAGAACAACTCCAGTAATCAGCAGTTCTTCAAGGAAGGCAGCTATATCCAGCGATTGGCGCCGATGTTTGAGCTCTCACAGGATGCGGAAGAGGTTGGCTGGTCGCCACAAAAGGTCTCAAACTTCCATTGCCTGCTGCAGGTTGTGCGGGCACTGGTCACGCCCAGTAATCAACAGCAGGTGGTGGCCGCCTGCCAACGAGTCATGCAAAAGTCCCGACTGCTCCATGCTCTTTGCGAGATTCTGATGAGCAGTGGTGTCCCGGCGGATATACTCACGGAAACCATCAATGCAGTGGCCGAAGTGGTGCGCGGCGATCGGGACAACCAGGATGAATTGGGAAGAGTTATGGCTCCGAGCAGTCCACCGAGACCTGCCATTGTGGTCCTTCTTATGTCCATGATCAATGAGAAACAACTGCTGGCACTGCGCTGCGCCGTACTCTACTGCTTCGAGTGCTTTCTTTATCGCAATGCCGATGGCCAGCGGGCGGTGGTACAGACCCTGCTGCCCTCCAGTGCGTCCGATGTGAGTGCCCTTTCGACGGGACAACTCCTTTGCACCGGACTCTTCTCCACAGATGCGCTTGCCAACTGGTTCTCCGCTGTGGCCCTAATGCACTCACTCGTAGAGAATGTCGCCCTAAAGGAGGAACTACTGCGCGTACTGCTGGCCACTCCTGGTGGCCAAAGGCCTATCACGCTGCTCGAGCAGTGCACTAATCTCATGCAGCAGGAACGCTACCGTTTGCAAAGCAAGGTGGGTCTGCTAATGCTACTCAGCCTGTGGTTGGCCCATTGTCCTGGTGCTGTGAAGGCTTTGCTGGAAACACAGGGCACCATGGCCTATCTGACCGCTCAACTTTGCTCCAACGAGCACGATGAACGAGAGTTCCTTGTCCAGGGCATGTGCGCCTTCCTAATGGGCCTGTGCATCCAGTTCAATGACAACTCGCTGCCCGGGCAGAAGCGCGAGGACATCAGTCAGCTGATCATAAAGCGAATTGGCCAGGAGAGCTTCTGTAGCAAACTAGCAGAAGTTTCGCGACATGAGGCCTACAGTCGGGCATGCAAGCAGGCCCAGATCCGTGCCAAATCCGCTGGGGAACTACTGCTCGACTTCGAGTACTGCAAGCTGTACAAGGGACTGGAGGCGTTGATTGCCAAGCTGGTCAGCGGATTTGATGTAGATGGTATAGAACTGACCGAACTCACGTTGAGCTCGGAAGCTTCTGCACTGGTTTCCCAGTACAAGGGGATTATCCGCGGCATGGATGCCCAGATCCAAGCACTGCAGCAATCCTCCAAGGAACTGGAACAGGAGAATGCCGAGCTGAAGGAGAAACTCGTCGAGGAGCAGTCGCTCAAGGCACAGCTCTTGGACCAGAACACGCTGCTTAAGGCACAGTTGGGAGCCTCGACCGGTCAGGTGCAGTCCGCCCAAGGTGCGGAAACCACGCCGGCCAACGAGGAGGAGCTAAATGCCGCTCGCTACCAAGCCAACATGTACTTTGCCGAGAACATTCGTCTAACTAAGGAGCTGGAGACACTACGTCAGCAGTTATCAGCCGAAAAACAGCGTGCAGATGCGGCGCAAGATTCCCTGGCGGCGATGCAAAAGGATCAAGAAGATTTGCTCGAACTGCTGGCCGATCAGGAGGCCAAGCTAACGCGATACGAAGAAGCCATTCCGACTTCCAATGTAGCTCCAAGCGTGCCGCCGGCTGGGGAAGGAAGTCCCATCCCAAGTGGCACCGCCGGCAGGTAGAAATCGTAACACGGATGAGTTGCTAGCCACGTACATATTACAACTGGAAATTGCTCGACTGCCCTAAAAACGTTAAACTATCTTATATACACAAATTCTacttgttttatatttatttaacttaCGTACAGATTATACTAGATCGGAATTTAAACGAATTCATTATTGTTTTGGCGGGAACTGCAGCAAATCGCAAGAGATAGCTACATGTATCCGCTCACGATTTCCTGTTTCCATCTCTTTCCGATTCGTACCCAACTTTTTGTCTGCTTTGCTTATATACCGGCTTATGTTGGAATTCCTAGATAGTGTTTGTTTGGCGTTTATACAATCTTATTGGGTTAATCGTAATGTTGTAAGAAAACCCTTTAAACAGTTTTTTGAACTTGCGAACTTAGTTTGAAGTTCCTTTCTCAGAAAATTAAAGGGtcttactttatttatttggcaaaaaaaataataaaataaaataacatttaCAACCGATACATGGAGATGAGATATCCTAAAGCTTATTCTCGCTCAATATCGCACTATAATTGAACACAACACATTCTATACCATTTTtcgcatttatttaaaatggttACAAAGTTTCTTTTCTCCTCTCATGGATCATTTGGTTGTGGTCCACGTTCAGTTTCTGCCGAAACGAAGAATGTGGGTTCCGTGTCTGCGGTGTTTACTTCTAGTCGCTGGAGACGGAGCTCTTGGACTCGCGATTGGAGGCAGAACGGCAGCGCTTGGCCTTCTCTCGCTTCGCCTTGGACTCCTTGCGTTGCACGGTCTGGctattcttcttcttcttcttgtgcTTGCGCTGCAGCTCAGCACGGACGACCAGACGCACATTTTTCTTGCTCAAGGTGTAGATCTTGCGTATACTGCTGGAACGCATGGGTCCCTGGAGGGGTGGGGTGCTATCCTTCTTAAGCACGACCATAGACAGCACGAACATGTTGGCGTCCACGATGAGTCTACGCACGGTCTTGCGCTTGTGCACGCCAATGCGGGGTGGACGGAAGCACGAGATTCTCTTCTTCAGGAGACGCACACGGCCTTGTGGAAAagattattgttttttttttagtagcTTCTTTCGGGTATATGGAAATGTGCTTGCAAATACTTAAGGAAACATATCCTACTAATTGGTTGCTCAACTTTGGAATGTACTACAATCACATATAGTTGATTACTAACTTTTAGCAACTTTGCAACTAAATTgttgaaaatatttgctttgTATTACTCAGAATCGAAGAACTCACCACGAATATACACACAACGTTTCACAGACAATCTCATTTTTATGGTTTGTTCTCTAGATATATTATCACAAGACTGACCCAGGTTGCTTGGCTTATGACAGAAGTTACCCAGGTTGCTTAGGTCGTTGCCCATGCTTAAAAAGGGGTCCATACGGAATATAGAAATCTACACAAGGGATCGGTTCTTAATAGAATTTTGGAGCTATGTATATAACAAAAAAGCTTGTCAAGAAACAGTTTTCATACTGaaaattaattgtatttcTGACTAATTGAACTATTTGTCGGAACTGTTGCATTCACCTggcgaaaatataaaaaaataaaataacatttaCAACCGATACATCGCACTATAATTGAACACAACACACCACATCGTATACCATTTTTCGCGTTTATTTAACATAAATGGttacaaaatttattttctccTCTCGTGGATCACTTGGTTGTGATCAACGTTCAGTTTCTGCTTAAACGAAGAATGTGGGTTCCGTGTCTGCGGTGTTTACTTCTTGTCGCTGGAGACGGAGCTCTTGGACTCGCGAATGGAGGCAGAACGGCGGCGCTTGGCCTCCTCGCGCTTGGCCTTAGATTCCTTCTTGCGCTGCACCAACAGCTTGGCGTAGTCGGCGGCAGCCTCCTTGGAAGCGATCTGGCGCTTCTTCTTCAGCGCAATGCGACGGTGCTTGCGCTGCAGCACAACAGGGGTGATCAGGCGCTGAATTTTGGGGGCCTTGGAGGTAGCCTTCTTGTTGTCCTTGGCGGGCAAAGGGCGACGCACAACGAAGCGACGCACATCATCTTCCTTGCTCAAGTTGTAGAGCTTGCGGATCTTGCTGGCACGCTTGGGTCCCAGGCGACGTGGGATGGTGGTGTCGGTGAGACCGGGAATGTCCTTCTCACCCTTCTTCAGCACGACCAGAGCCAGCACGGACATGTTGGCGTCCACGATGCATCCACGCACAGACTTGCGCTTGCGCTCGCCAGTGCGGCGTGGACGGTAGCACGAGTGTCCCTTCTTCAGGAGCAGACGCACACGGCCTGTTGGAAAAGatgattgttttttttagtAGTTTCTTGAGAGCAGTTATGGTTTGATGGTGATTGGAGAGTTATTAGCTGGTTAACCATTCGCGTGTATGGAAATGTGCGCTGGCAAATACTTAAGAAAATTTATCCTACTAATTGGTACTCCAATCACATATGATATGATTGATTACTAACTTTTAGCAACTTTACAACAAAATTTTGGAAATTAATTCGCATTGTATTACTCAGAATCGAAAAACTCGCCAAGAATATACACATAGGTGTACACAGACACTTCCATATTTAGGTTATGTTCTTTTTACTTTTTCAAATGCTTAAAAGGGTTCCCATACGGTTTTTTTATAGGAACCACACTGCCGGCTAGCCAGATCCAACCAATCACTGCTCAATACCAAAATTGTAAATCGCATTGCAAACTTACCGTGGGTCAAAACACCCTGCTTCATGGGGAATCCCTGCTTGTCGTTGCCGCCAGCGATGCGCAGCTGGTAGCCCTTCCACTCGTCGCCGAGGATATCGGCCTCCACAACCTGGCCCATACGCTTCTCGTAGAAGACGCGCAGCTTGTGCTCGTCAACCACTTCGAACAGCTTTTGGCATCCCGTCGCGGGATAGGAAACGTTGAGCTGAAACAcacaatgcaaaaaaaaaagtcacacacaatatataaacatacatatatatgtattaaatCGAATTGCAGCGGATAAAATATAATCCACTTCTTTTAACGCAATCACTGGAAATTTTCGCTTGCAATTTGTTTGATCACCGCGCCAGTACTTGCGCTTTAGcatttttgcaatatttcaCAAATTGATATAATTTATATCAGTAAATTCACAAATTTTTAGCACACCTTCATATTGTCGGTCTGTTTGCACGCAacgcagaaaaaaaaagaaacggcGGAGGTCTGTTGGCTGCGAGCGCAGGGTTGGAAAAGACCGATAGGAGGAAGTAGAGATGGCTGATCGACCGTACAACTGCACGCCGCATATCGATAGTTCGTGCTCACGGCGATATTTCTTCATTTCTTTCGATTTAAAAACTTACCAAAAAATAGAGTGGTTTTATATATCCAACCTTCAatataacattaaaacataGACATTTAATTTACTATTATgtagtaaattaattaattaaaactatgAACTTTATAAAGATCActaaattattttgtttaattaaaatggtaAAAGTTGTGccatataaatatgaaaataagaCTCtgttaataataatacaagAGAATGTAGATAATTACACTGGTTCATCGAACATGTTATATTGTCCGGACTACATTTTTTTTGCGACTGTTTAAATACACCTTGAAACGAATTATATAGATCCAATCGATTTCATTAAGAACTccaaaaacaatatatatagcTTTTATCGAGTTACTGCACGATTCTTAAGTATCGTTTTCGCCACCATCCCTGGTCTTACAAGCCTATCGATAAGTCAGCCCTGAGGCAACGTTGCCACACGTGCTAaaatgtgttttgtttttcgattttccaaATAGCCGGTAACGCCACTGCTTTGTGGCAACACGTGTAGCGATTAGAAATTTTATTGCCTTTATTATTACACTTGATTTTTGATAATATCCGGGCAAAATGGGTAAGCCGAAGAAGGCCAACGTGGCAACTATAAAAAATGTGAATCTGGAGAAGCAGATCACCGAGGGCAGGGTAGCTAAAAACAAGAACAAGGATAAGGTCAAACTGCGGGCCGAGGAATCGGCGGTAAGAATCCTAGTTTGAACTGCATTTCGtgtttttaaacaaattcTTTCATAATGTAACACAGAACATCGATGCCAGGAGCAGTCAAAAGATCCTGGCCGCGGCCAAGCTGCAGCAGTTGGAGCTGGACGAGGAGAACTTTCCCAGTCTGGTGACCGTCAAGAAAGTCAACTTCAGTTTGAGTAAGTGCGCCAAATGTCCCTATTCTATTCAAGCTAACCACCATTACCTTTCCTTACTTAGATGATGGCCATGTCCAGAAGGATGAAGAGGTCAACGAGACTGACTTCATGGCCGACCTAGACATGGACGACGACGATGTGGCCGCGTTCGAGCGCTTCCACAAGCCAGCACAGGAGGGCAAGCGTACGTTGCACCTCTCCAAGATGATCATGCAGAAGATCCAGGAGAAGGAGGCCGACATACACACTAAAATCTCTGACGAGGGCTCACTAAAGATCGAGGAGATCGACCCGAAAGTGAAGGAGATGTACGAGGGCGTGCGCGATGTGTTGAAACGCTATCGTAGCGGCAAGATCCCTAAGGCCTTCAAGATCATACCCAAGCTGCGCAACTGGGAGCAGATCCTGTTCATCACTGAGCCCCATAATTGGAGCGCTGCCGCCATGTTCCAGGGCACCCGCATCTTCTGCTCGGTGCTGTCGCAGGCAATGGCCCAGAGGTTCTATAACCTGGTGCTCCTGCCACGAGTTCGCGATGATCTCTGCGAATATAAGAAGCTCAATATGCATCTGTACAATGCACTGAAGAGGGCTCTCTTCAAGCCGGCTGCCTTCATGAAGGGCATTATTCTGCCGCTGCTCGAGGGCGGCGATTGTACATTGCGCGAGGCCATCATTTTTGGCAGCGTAGTGGCCCGCAGCTCCATTCCCGTCCTGCACTCCTCCGCCTGCCTTCTGAAGATCTGCGAGATGGCCTATTCGGGAGCTAACTCCATATTCATCCGCTACTTTCTGGACAAGCGGTATGCTCTGCCCTATCGCGTCGTGGATGCCGCAGTCTTTCACTTTTTGAGGTTGGTATTCCCACTACAATGCCTTTTGAAATCGAAATAACATGGTTTCTTGCAGATTCGAGAACGACAAGCGTGAGTTACCAGTGCTATGGCACCAGAGCCTGCTCACCTTTGCCCAGCGCTACAAGAACGATATATCCTCCGAACAGCGGGATGcactgctgcagttgctcaaGTAAGTAAACCGAATGCTATTGAAACCCCAGAACTGTTAGTAAATGAATCACAATTGCAGGAAGAAGAGCCATTTCAAGATTACACCCGATGTGAGGAGGGAGCTGCAGGCGGCCAGTTGTCGCGATGTGGAAATGATGGAGACGGATAATGGCCTGGCTGGGCAGCCAGCCAAGATGTACACGGATGCCGATGTAGAGTACGAGGGCTGAGGCGGTGTAAATTAAGGATAACTTTAAGATGATATTGTTTTACTATTTAATGTCGGATAGTCgttaaatatgtaaatataccTACATATGCAGTGAAAATCAAATGCAGATGTTTATTCTGTGGGAAAATGAAAGCCACTTCAGATGTTTTGAATGTTTTAAtagaaaaaacaaatgtgtgtgtttgtgtgtggtttttttttatacaattttgcATTAAGTTTTAgttgcttttggttttttgcttGACAATGACGGTATCTTTTGGCGCCGTCGCAGTCGCATCGGCTATTGACCAGACGCCCGAGTTATACATTATGTATGTAGTTTTATAATCTCAATTTTAAATGTagtaattattaaatataattctGTAACCAAAATCTTTCTAAAAGTTTCGTTTCGTCACTTTTTATTAGTCTCTAAGTATTGTTTCGTTATCTCACTCCAACATTtgtcttgttttgttttgttctgttctgtttttcATTTGTGTTATTTAAGGGCATACTCCAAGG encodes:
- the LOC6620249 gene encoding 40S ribosomal protein S6 codes for the protein MKLNVSYPATGCQKLFEVVDEHKLRVFYEKRMGQVVEADILGDEWKGYQLRIAGGNDKQGFPMKQGVLTHGRVRLLLKKGHSCYRPRRTGERKRKSVRGCIVDANMSVLALVVLKKGEKDIPGLTDTTIPRRLGPKRASKIRKLYNLSKEDDVRRFVVRRPLPAKDNKKATSKAPKIQRLITPVVLQRKHRRIALKKKRQIASKEAAADYAKLLVQRKKESKAKREEAKRRRSASIRESKSSVSSDKK
- the LOC116802211 gene encoding uncharacterized protein LOC116802211, which encodes MGSGIVVQLARKYGAVIFFPTVAVGSIYADWSHTRQWKRQQLQLAHLAQLKDQR
- the LOC6620251 gene encoding bystin, producing the protein MGKPKKANVATIKNVNLEKQITEGRVAKNKNKDKVKLRAEESANIDARSSQKILAAAKLQQLELDEENFPSLVTVKKVNFSLNDGHVQKDEEVNETDFMADLDMDDDDVAAFERFHKPAQEGKRTLHLSKMIMQKIQEKEADIHTKISDEGSLKIEEIDPKVKEMYEGVRDVLKRYRSGKIPKAFKIIPKLRNWEQILFITEPHNWSAAAMFQGTRIFCSVLSQAMAQRFYNLVLLPRVRDDLCEYKKLNMHLYNALKRALFKPAAFMKGIILPLLEGGDCTLREAIIFGSVVARSSIPVLHSSACLLKICEMAYSGANSIFIRYFLDKRYALPYRVVDAAVFHFLRFENDKRELPVLWHQSLLTFAQRYKNDISSEQRDALLQLLKKKSHFKITPDVRRELQAASCRDVEMMETDNGLAGQPAKMYTDADVEYEG
- the LOC6620248 gene encoding general vesicular transport factor p115, which codes for MEFLKSGIKTVLGSTEPGQQPSAAETVEKLVDRVYSSTLLEDRRDACRALKALSRKYRIEVGAQGMPPLVQVLQNDGQDAEIISYALDTLCNVVTSEEFDEEADNPTVSVNVGEQFTEMFIKTPEHVTLVMGYLDEYDFRVRRAAIQLITSLISNKTRELQDLILVSPMGVSKLMDLLTDSREVIRNDVLLLLIELTKSNSNIQKIVAFENAFDRLFEIVREEGCSDGGIVVEDCLILLLNLLKNNSSNQQFFKEGSYIQRLAPMFELSQDAEEVGWSPQKVSNFHCLLQVVRALVTPSNQQQVVAACQRVMQKSRLLHALCEILMSSGVPADILTETINAVAEVVRGDRDNQDELGRVMAPSSPPRPAIVVLLMSMINEKQLLALRCAVLYCFECFLYRNADGQRAVVQTLLPSSASDVSALSTGQLLCTGLFSTDALANWFSAVALMHSLVENVALKEELLRVLLATPGGQRPITLLEQCTNLMQQERYRLQSKVGLLMLLSLWLAHCPGAVKALLETQGTMAYLTAQLCSNEHDEREFLVQGMCAFLMGLCIQFNDNSLPGQKREDISQLIIKRIGQESFCSKLAEVSRHEAYSRACKQAQIRAKSAGELLLDFEYCKLYKGLEALIAKLVSGFDVDGIELTELTLSSEASALVSQYKGIIRGMDAQIQALQQSSKELEQENAELKEKLVEEQSLKAQLLDQNTLLKAQLGASTGQVQSAQGAETTPANEEELNAARYQANMYFAENIRLTKELETLRQQLSAEKQRADAAQDSLAAMQKDQEDLLELLADQEAKLTRYEEAIPTSNVAPSVPPAGEGSPIPSGTAGR
- the LOC116802023 gene encoding 40S ribosomal protein S6-like, with product MDPFLSMGNDLSNLGNFCHKPSNLGQSCDNISREQTIKMRLSVKRCVYIRGRVRLLKKRISCFRPPRIGVHKRKTVRRLIVDANMFVLSMVVLKKDSTPPLQGPMRSSSIRKIYTLSKKNVRLVVRAELQRKHKKKKKNSQTVQRKESKAKREKAKRCRSASNRESKSSVSSD
- the LOC116802210 gene encoding NADH dehydrogenase [ubiquinone] 1 beta subcomplex subunit 1, with amino-acid sequence MVLGLDKRALWGALPLLGFAIGHFLDKKETERMTMFRDKSALYGRPGGSEGKAPSW